From the Theobroma cacao cultivar B97-61/B2 chromosome 2, Criollo_cocoa_genome_V2, whole genome shotgun sequence genome, one window contains:
- the LOC18608816 gene encoding indole-3-acetic acid-amido synthetase GH3.17 isoform X1: protein MRACPINCIAVKQQFRTCSRITKDVNQMSRSYPCQSIVPGMLPNYDPNDNKAGMKILEDLTENVYQIQQRVLEEIITRNAHTEYLKGFLNGQSDKDLFKKKVPVVNYEDIKPYIERIANGDSSNIITAEPVTELLTSSGTSGGQPKMMPSTAEDLHRKTFFYNLLVPVMNQYVDGLDDGKGMYLLFVKPEIKTPSGLMARPVLTSYYKSSNFRNRPFNRFNVYTSPDETILCSDSKQSMYCQLLCGLVQRKEVLRVGAVFASAFLRAIKFLEDYWKELCSNIRTGHVSDWITDPSCRKVVSLILSKPNSELANLIEHECSNKSWEGIIKKLWPRTKYIEVIVTGSMAQYISTLEFYSGGLPLVSTMYASSECYFGINFKPLSKPSDVSYTLVPNVAYFEFLPVKKNHEEATQDVQCNGICEENCMEEETGKEDIETVDLVDVKLGHYYELVVTTFTGLYRYRVGDILMVTGFHNNAPQFRFVHRRNVVLSIDTDKTNEEDLLKAVTKAKLLLESLGFLLIEYTSYADTSSIPGHYVLFWEFTNKGGNDLPELDPKIMKQCCSTVEESLDSVYRRCRRKDNSIGPLEIRVVKHGTFDALMDFCVSQGSSVNQYKTPRCIKSAEAINILDSKVVGRFFSQNAPSWEPV from the exons ATGAGAGCATGCCCCATAAATTGTATAGCG GTTAAACAGCAATTCAGGACATGTTCCAGAATAACCAAAGACGTTAATCAAATGTCCAGGAGTTACCCTTGCCAATCAATAGTGCCAGGGATGTTGCCAAACTATGATCCTAATGACAACAAAGCTGGCATGAAGATTCTGGAGGACCTGACAGAAAATGTTTACCAAATTCAGCAGCGGGTGTTAGAGGAGATAATAACACGAAATGCGCATACGGAATATCTTAAGGGCTTCCTGAATGGACAGTCTGACAAGGAccttttcaaaaagaaagttCCTGTGGTAAATTATGAAGATATTAAACCTTATATTGAGCGAATTGCCAATGGGGATTCATCAAACATCATTACTGCTGAACCAGTAACTGAGTTGCTCACAAG CTCCGGTACTTCGGGTGGGCAGCCAAAGATGATGCCTTCAACTGCTGAAGACTTGCACAGAAAGacattcttttataatttacttGTGCCTGTGATGAACCA GTATGTAGACGGTTTGGACGATGGAAAAGGAATGTATCTTTTGTTTGTCAAGCCAGAGATTAAAACTCCCTCTGGTCTTATGGCGAGGCCTGTCCTTACAAGCTACTATAAGAGCAGTAACTTCAGGAATCGACCTTTTAACCGCTTCAATGTTTACACTAGTCCTGATGAGACAATCTTGTGCTCTGACAGCAAGCAGAGCATGTACTGCCAATTACTTTGCGGTTTAGTACAACGAAAAGAAGTTTTAAGAGTTGGTGCAGTTTTCGCTTCTGCTTTCTTACGGGCCATCAAATTCTTGGAAGATTATTGGAAAGAGCTCTGCTCTAACATTAGAACAGGTCATGTCAGTGACTGGATCACTGACCCCAGTTGCAGAAAAGTTGTGTCTTTAATTCTAAGCAAACCTAACTCGGAATTGGCCAATTTGATTGAACACGAATGCAGCAATAAATCATGGGAAGGGATAATTAAGAAACTCTGGCCTAGAACAAAATACATTGAAGTTATTGTTACAGGTTCCATGGCACAATATATATCTACTCTTGAATTCTACAGTGGAGGGCTACCTTTAGTTTCGACAATGTATGCTTCGTCAGAATGTTACTTTGGAATTAATTTCAAACCACTGAGCAAGCCTTCGGATGTCTCTTACACCCTTGTCCCTAATGTGGCCTACTTTGAGTTCTTACCAGTAAAGAAAAATCACGAAGAAGCAACTCAAGATGTCCAGTGCAATGGTATTTGCGAAGAAAATTGCATGGAAGAAGAGACTGGAAAGGAAGATATTGAAACTGTTGATCTTGTGGATGTAAAGCTTGGCCACTATTATGAACTTGTTGTCACTACTTTTACAG GCCTGTATAGATATAGAGTTGGAGACATTCTCATGGTAACTGGATTCCACAACAATGCTCCTCAATTTCGATTTGTGCATAGGCGGAATGTGGTTTTAAGCATTGACACGGACAAAACGAATGAGGAAGACTTGTTAAAGGCAGTGACAAAGGCAAAGCTCCTCCTTGAGTCGCTTGGCTTCCTCCTGATCGAGTACACTAGCTATGCTGACACTTCCTCCATACCAGGTCATTATGTACTATTTTGGGAGTTCACAAATAAAGGGGGTAATGATCTGCCAGAGCTTGATCCTAAGATAATGAAGCAGTGCTGCTCTACAGTGGAAGAATCACTTGATTCTGTTTACAGAAGATGTAGAAGAAAGGACAATTCGATTGGACCATTAGAGATAAGAGTGGTAAAACATGGAACATTCGACGCACTCATGGATTTTTGTGTATCTCAGGGGTCTTCTGTTAACCAATATAAGACACCAAGGTGCATCAAATCTGCGGAggcaataaatatattagATTCTAAGGTGGTGGGTAGGTTTTTCAGCCAAAATGCTCCTTCTTGGGAGCCCGTTTAG
- the LOC18608816 gene encoding indole-3-acetic acid-amido synthetase GH3.17 isoform X2 yields MSRSYPCQSIVPGMLPNYDPNDNKAGMKILEDLTENVYQIQQRVLEEIITRNAHTEYLKGFLNGQSDKDLFKKKVPVVNYEDIKPYIERIANGDSSNIITAEPVTELLTSSGTSGGQPKMMPSTAEDLHRKTFFYNLLVPVMNQYVDGLDDGKGMYLLFVKPEIKTPSGLMARPVLTSYYKSSNFRNRPFNRFNVYTSPDETILCSDSKQSMYCQLLCGLVQRKEVLRVGAVFASAFLRAIKFLEDYWKELCSNIRTGHVSDWITDPSCRKVVSLILSKPNSELANLIEHECSNKSWEGIIKKLWPRTKYIEVIVTGSMAQYISTLEFYSGGLPLVSTMYASSECYFGINFKPLSKPSDVSYTLVPNVAYFEFLPVKKNHEEATQDVQCNGICEENCMEEETGKEDIETVDLVDVKLGHYYELVVTTFTGLYRYRVGDILMVTGFHNNAPQFRFVHRRNVVLSIDTDKTNEEDLLKAVTKAKLLLESLGFLLIEYTSYADTSSIPGHYVLFWEFTNKGGNDLPELDPKIMKQCCSTVEESLDSVYRRCRRKDNSIGPLEIRVVKHGTFDALMDFCVSQGSSVNQYKTPRCIKSAEAINILDSKVVGRFFSQNAPSWEPV; encoded by the exons ATGTCCAGGAGTTACCCTTGCCAATCAATAGTGCCAGGGATGTTGCCAAACTATGATCCTAATGACAACAAAGCTGGCATGAAGATTCTGGAGGACCTGACAGAAAATGTTTACCAAATTCAGCAGCGGGTGTTAGAGGAGATAATAACACGAAATGCGCATACGGAATATCTTAAGGGCTTCCTGAATGGACAGTCTGACAAGGAccttttcaaaaagaaagttCCTGTGGTAAATTATGAAGATATTAAACCTTATATTGAGCGAATTGCCAATGGGGATTCATCAAACATCATTACTGCTGAACCAGTAACTGAGTTGCTCACAAG CTCCGGTACTTCGGGTGGGCAGCCAAAGATGATGCCTTCAACTGCTGAAGACTTGCACAGAAAGacattcttttataatttacttGTGCCTGTGATGAACCA GTATGTAGACGGTTTGGACGATGGAAAAGGAATGTATCTTTTGTTTGTCAAGCCAGAGATTAAAACTCCCTCTGGTCTTATGGCGAGGCCTGTCCTTACAAGCTACTATAAGAGCAGTAACTTCAGGAATCGACCTTTTAACCGCTTCAATGTTTACACTAGTCCTGATGAGACAATCTTGTGCTCTGACAGCAAGCAGAGCATGTACTGCCAATTACTTTGCGGTTTAGTACAACGAAAAGAAGTTTTAAGAGTTGGTGCAGTTTTCGCTTCTGCTTTCTTACGGGCCATCAAATTCTTGGAAGATTATTGGAAAGAGCTCTGCTCTAACATTAGAACAGGTCATGTCAGTGACTGGATCACTGACCCCAGTTGCAGAAAAGTTGTGTCTTTAATTCTAAGCAAACCTAACTCGGAATTGGCCAATTTGATTGAACACGAATGCAGCAATAAATCATGGGAAGGGATAATTAAGAAACTCTGGCCTAGAACAAAATACATTGAAGTTATTGTTACAGGTTCCATGGCACAATATATATCTACTCTTGAATTCTACAGTGGAGGGCTACCTTTAGTTTCGACAATGTATGCTTCGTCAGAATGTTACTTTGGAATTAATTTCAAACCACTGAGCAAGCCTTCGGATGTCTCTTACACCCTTGTCCCTAATGTGGCCTACTTTGAGTTCTTACCAGTAAAGAAAAATCACGAAGAAGCAACTCAAGATGTCCAGTGCAATGGTATTTGCGAAGAAAATTGCATGGAAGAAGAGACTGGAAAGGAAGATATTGAAACTGTTGATCTTGTGGATGTAAAGCTTGGCCACTATTATGAACTTGTTGTCACTACTTTTACAG GCCTGTATAGATATAGAGTTGGAGACATTCTCATGGTAACTGGATTCCACAACAATGCTCCTCAATTTCGATTTGTGCATAGGCGGAATGTGGTTTTAAGCATTGACACGGACAAAACGAATGAGGAAGACTTGTTAAAGGCAGTGACAAAGGCAAAGCTCCTCCTTGAGTCGCTTGGCTTCCTCCTGATCGAGTACACTAGCTATGCTGACACTTCCTCCATACCAGGTCATTATGTACTATTTTGGGAGTTCACAAATAAAGGGGGTAATGATCTGCCAGAGCTTGATCCTAAGATAATGAAGCAGTGCTGCTCTACAGTGGAAGAATCACTTGATTCTGTTTACAGAAGATGTAGAAGAAAGGACAATTCGATTGGACCATTAGAGATAAGAGTGGTAAAACATGGAACATTCGACGCACTCATGGATTTTTGTGTATCTCAGGGGTCTTCTGTTAACCAATATAAGACACCAAGGTGCATCAAATCTGCGGAggcaataaatatattagATTCTAAGGTGGTGGGTAGGTTTTTCAGCCAAAATGCTCCTTCTTGGGAGCCCGTTTAG